The Streptomyces noursei ATCC 11455 sequence CCCGAGCCCGGACCGGCCGAGGCCCCCGAGCCGACGGCCCCGCCGGGTCCGGAAGCGGCACCGGCGCCGGACGCCGCCCCGCAACGGTCCGACGCACCGCCCGCCCGACGGCCCGAAGACGAAGGAGGCGACACCCCGTGAGCGACACCCTCGCCCTGGTGCTGCGCCTGCTCGCCATCTTCGTCGTCTTCCTGGTCTTCCCGCTGGTCATCGGCCAGACCGAGCACAAGGTCATGGCCCACATGCAGGGCCGCCTCGGCCCCATGTACGCCGGTGGCTTCCACGGCTGGGCACAGCTGGTCGCCGACGGCGTGAAGTTCGCGCAGAAGGAGGACGTCGTCCCGACCGGCGCCGACCGGCGGATCTTCCAGCTCGCGCCCGCGGTCGCCCTGCTGCCCTACCTCCTGGTCATGGTCGCCATCCCGATCGGGCCGGGCAACGCCGTCGGGCAGGCGCTCGACGCCGGCGTCTTCTACGTGCTCGCCGTGATGGGCGTCGGCGTGCTCGGCTCCCTGATGGCGGGCTGGGCCTCGGCCAACAAGTTCTCGCTGCTCGGCGGTCTGCGGACGGCCGCGCAGCTGCTCGCCTACGAACTGCCGATGCTGCTGGCCGCCGCGTCCGTCGCGATGGCCGCCGGCACCCTCGCGCTGCCCGGCATCCTCGACGCCTTCCACTGGTGGTGGGTGCCGTGGCAGATCATCGGCGGCGTGGTGTTCTTCACCGCCGGGCTCGCCGAGCTCCAGCGACCGCCGTTCGACATGCCGGTCGCCGACTCGGAGATCATCTTCGGCGCGTACACCGAGTACACCGGGCTGCGCTTCGCGCTCTTCCTGCTCGCCGAGTACGCCGGCATCGTCGTGCTCAGCGCGCTGACCGCGGTCCTCTTCCTGGGCGGCTGGCACGGCCCGTTCGGCGCCGACGGCCTGGGCTGGCTGTGGACGCTGGTCAAGACCGTGGCGCTGGCCTTCGTCGTCATCTGGCTGCGGGTCACCTACCCGCGGCTGCGCGAGGACCAGTTGCAGAAGCTCGCCTGGACGGTCCTGATCCCGCTGGCGCTCGTCCAGATCGCCCTCACCGGCATCGTCAAGGTGGTGATCTCCTGATGGGTATCCCCGGTTCCGGCCTGGCCAAGGGTCTGGCCGTCACGCTCCGCACGATGACGCGGAAGTCCGTCACCGCGCAGTACCCGGACGTCCAGCCCGACCTCCCGCCGCGCACCCGCGGCGTCATCGGGCTGTTCGAGGAGAACTGCACGGTCTGCATGCTGTGCGCCCGCGAGTGCCCCGACTGGTGCATCTACATCGACTCCCACAAGGAGACGGTGCCGCCGGCCGCCCCCGGGGGCCGGGAGCGCAGCCGCAACGTCCTGGACCGCTTCGCGATCGACTTCGCGCTGTGCATGTACTGCGGCATCTGCATCGAGGTCTGCCCCTTCGACGCGCTGTTCTGGTCGCCGGAGTTCGAGTACGCCGAGACCGACATCCGCGAGCTCACCCACGAGCGCGACAAGCTGCGCGAGTGGATGTGGACGGTGCCCGAGCCGCCCGCGCTGGACCCGGCGGCCGAGGAGCCCAAGGAGATCGCTGCCGCCCGCAAGGCCGCGGACAAGCTCGCCGCCCAGCAGGCCGCCGCCCCGCAACCGCCCCCGGTCAGCACCGCTGACCCGACCGACACCCAGGAGGGAACGTGACGCTCGCCGCCGCAAGCCACGGCTTCCTCTCGCCCACCGGCGTCGAGATCGCCTTCGTCCTCGTCGGCATCGCCACCCTCGGCGCGGCCCTGATGACCGTCGGCTCCCGGCAGTTGGTGCACGCCGCGCTGTGGCTGGTGGTCGCCCTCGGCGGGATCGCCGTGGAGTACCTCCTGCTCACCGCCGAGTTCATCGCCTGGGTGCAGGTGCTGATCTACGTCGGGTCGGTGGTCGTGCTGCTGCTGTTCGGGCTGATGCTCACCAAGGCGCCCATCGGCCCGTCCCCGGACGCCGATTCCGGCAACCGCTGGGCCGCGCTGACGGTGGCCGGCGCCTCGGCCGCTGCCCTGGTCTGGGTTGTCGTCGACGCCTTCCGCGCCACCTGGATCGACCTCGACGGGGTCGTTCAGGGCTCCGCGGAGGCCGCCGGGCGCAGCCTGTTCCGCTTCTGGGTGCTGCCCTTCGAGGCGCTCTCCGTCCTGCTGCTCGCCGCGCTGGTCGGGGCGGTCGCGCTGTCCCGCCGGGGCGGCGGCGCGAAGGGCGCCGCCGAGACCTCGGCGCCCGCCGCGCGGGAGGGGCGGCTCTGATGCATCTCGCGTACCCGGCGGTCCTCGCCGTCCTCCTCTTCTGCACCGGCCTGTACGGCGTGCTCGCGCGCCGCAACGCGATCCTGGTGCTGATGTCCGTCGAGCTGATGCTCAACGCCGTCAACCTCAACCTCGTCGCCTTCGACGTCTGGCTGCGCGACACCCTGCACGCCGGCCAGGCGCTCACCCTCTTCACCATCGCCGTCGCCGCCGCCGAGATCGGCATCGGGCTGGCGATCGTGCTGCTCGTCTACCGCAACCGCGGCAGCTCCGACATCGACCGGCTCCGCGACCTCGCCGAGCGGCCGTCCGGCCCGGACGGTGCGGGCAGCGCGGACGCACCACGGCAGCCGCAGCCGGACACCGGGGCGGAGGCCACCGCGTGACTCTCACGACCACCGCCGTACTCGCCCCCCTCCTGCCCTTCCTCGGAGCCGTCGTCGGCCTCCTCCTGGGGCGGCGCTCGCCCGGCTTCGTCCGGCCGCTGGCGGTGCTGCCGACGCTGGCCGCGGCGGTGCTGACCGTCGCCGTCGCCGTCGGCCAGGGCGGCGGACCGGCCACCGACGTCGCCACCCGGCTCACCCCGACCGGCTCGCTCCCCGTCGACCTGGCGCTGCACGTCGACGGCTTCGCCGCGCTGATCGGCGTCCTCGTCGGCGTGGTGGCGACCTGCGTGCAGATCTACTCCACGGCGTACCTGCGCGACGATCCGCGCTACCCCTCCTACGCCGCCCTGGTCTCGCTCTTCACCTCCGCGATGCTGCTGGTCGTCTACACCGGCGACCTGATGGTGCTGCTGGTCGGCTGGGAAGTCATGGGCATCTGCTCGTACTTCCTCGTCGGCCACTACTGGGAGACCGAGGCCGCCCGCGCCGCCTCCCTGAAGGCGTTCCTCGTCACCAAGCTCGGCGACGTGCCCTTCCTCTTCGGCATCTTCGCGCTGGCCGCCGACGCCGGGACCTTCCGGATCACCGGCATCCTGGGCCACGTCGCCCGCGACGGCCTGCACCACCCGACGCTGATCGCGCTGCTGCTGCTGGCCGGCGTCGCCGGCAAGTCGGCGCAGTTCCCGCTGCACACCTGGCTCCCGGACGCGATGGCCGGCCCGACGCCGGTCTCCGCGCTCATCCACGCCGCGACGATGGTCGCCGCCGGCGTCTACGTCGTCGCCCGCCTGCTGCCGGTCTTCGCCGCCTCCGCCGCGGCGCTGGTCGTGCTCGCCGTGATGGCCGCGGTGACCATGGTCGGCTCCGCCCTGGCCGCGCTCGCCCAGGACGACATCAAGCGCGTGCTGGCCTATTCGACCGTCGGCCAGCTCGGCTACATGACCGGCGCGCTGGCCGTCGGCGACCGCGGCGCCGCCGTCTTCCACCTCCTGTCGCACGGTGCGTTCAAGGCCCTCCTCTTCCTCGGCGCGGGCGTGATCATCCACGCCGCGGGCACCAACTCGCTGGCCGCCATGTCCCGGATGGGCGGCCTGGCCCGGCGTATCCCGGACGCCTTCTGGACGGTCACCGTCGCGCTGCTCGCGCTCGCCGCCATCCCGCCGTTCGCCGGCTTCTTCTCCAAGGAAGCCGTCCTGGGCGCCGCCGAGCACGCCGCCACCGGCCACGCGGCCGGCATCCCCGGCTCCGCCGGCTGGACCGTCCTGGTCTCCGGACTGCTCACCGCCCTCCTCACCGCCGCCTACGCCACCCGGCTGTGGCTGCTGACGTTCCGCGGGACCGGCCCCGAGGCCCCCGACCACGGCCCGCAGCCGCGCGCGATGACCGCCGTGCTGTGGGTGCTCTTCCTCCCCACCGTCGGCTTCGGCCTGACCGCCACCTTCCTGCCCGCCTGGTTCGACGGGCGCTCGCTCACCCCGACCCTCACCACCTCCGTGCTGGGCACCGGTGTCGCCCTCGTCGGCGGCCTGATCACCTACGCCGCCTGGCGCCACACCAGTGCCCTCGCCACCCGCACCCCGCTCGGCGTGGTGGCCGTGGCGGAGGACGCCACCCCCGCGCTCGCCGAGGAACTGGCCATCGTCACCCACCCCCCGGCCTACGGCGACGCCGCCGGCGCCCCGGACCCGGCCGACCCCGGCCGGCTCCTGCTGGGCCCGCTGCACCGCCACGCGGCCGCCGGCTTCCACCTCGACGCGGTCTACTCCGCGCTGTTCGTCCGGCCCGTCCGCGCCGCCGCGGAGCTGGTCCGCTTCCTGGACCGCGCCGTCGTCGACACCTACGTCAGCGGCGCGGGCACCGCCCCCCGCTGGCTGGGCGCCGCCGTCCGCCGCGCCCAGACCGGCAACGTGCAGACCTACCTCGGGGCGCTGTTGGCCGGCGCGCTCGTCCTGGGCGTCGCCGCCGTCCTCGTCGCCACGGGCACGGGAGCCTGACCGTGCCGCCATCCCCCGGGGGCCGACCCCCGCACCCCCAGCCGACACTCCTCGTGGCCTGCCTCGCCGGAGCCGAACCCCGCAGGAGGGCCTGACCCGTGAACCACACCGCCCTGCAGATCCTCCTCGCGGGCTCCGTCGTGCTCCCCCTGATCGGCGCGCTCGCCGCGCTGCTGCCGGCCCCGCCCGGCCTGAAGGGGAAGAACCCCGACCAGGCCGTGCTGCGCCACGGCGTGACCGTCACCGGCGTGGTGTTCGCCGCGACCCTCGCGCTGGCCGTCGGCTTCGACCACGGTCACCCGGCGCGTATGCAGGCCACCACCGACCTCAGCTGGATCCCGGCGCTGGGCATCCGTGTCCACCTCGGCGTCGACGGCATCTCTCTCCCCCTCGTCGTCCTGACCGCGCTGCTGACCTTCCTCTGCGCCCTCTACAGCTACTTCAACATGCCAACGGGCCCGTCCCCCAAGGCATTCGTCGCGCTGATCCTCGTCCTGGAATCCGGCACCCTCGCGACCTTCGCCGTCCTGGACCTGATGCTCTTCTTCCTCGCCTTCGAGATGGTCCTCGTCCCGATGTACTTCCTCATCGCCCGCTGGGGCGGCGCCGGAAGGCAGGCGGCGGCCTGGAAGTTCATCCTCTACACGCTGCTCGGCTCCGTCGTCATGCTGCTGGGCCTCCTCCTCATCGGCGTGAAATCCGGCACCTTCGACATGGTCGCACTGGCCACTGACAACGGCCCGAAAGCCCAGCTCAGCCACACCGTGCAACTCGTC is a genomic window containing:
- a CDS encoding complex I subunit 1/NuoH family protein, with the protein product MSDTLALVLRLLAIFVVFLVFPLVIGQTEHKVMAHMQGRLGPMYAGGFHGWAQLVADGVKFAQKEDVVPTGADRRIFQLAPAVALLPYLLVMVAIPIGPGNAVGQALDAGVFYVLAVMGVGVLGSLMAGWASANKFSLLGGLRTAAQLLAYELPMLLAAASVAMAAGTLALPGILDAFHWWWVPWQIIGGVVFFTAGLAELQRPPFDMPVADSEIIFGAYTEYTGLRFALFLLAEYAGIVVLSALTAVLFLGGWHGPFGADGLGWLWTLVKTVALAFVVIWLRVTYPRLREDQLQKLAWTVLIPLALVQIALTGIVKVVIS
- a CDS encoding NuoI/complex I 23 kDa subunit family protein translates to MGIPGSGLAKGLAVTLRTMTRKSVTAQYPDVQPDLPPRTRGVIGLFEENCTVCMLCARECPDWCIYIDSHKETVPPAAPGGRERSRNVLDRFAIDFALCMYCGICIEVCPFDALFWSPEFEYAETDIRELTHERDKLREWMWTVPEPPALDPAAEEPKEIAAARKAADKLAAQQAAAPQPPPVSTADPTDTQEGT
- a CDS encoding NADH-quinone oxidoreductase subunit J family protein; protein product: MTLAAASHGFLSPTGVEIAFVLVGIATLGAALMTVGSRQLVHAALWLVVALGGIAVEYLLLTAEFIAWVQVLIYVGSVVVLLLFGLMLTKAPIGPSPDADSGNRWAALTVAGASAAALVWVVVDAFRATWIDLDGVVQGSAEAAGRSLFRFWVLPFEALSVLLLAALVGAVALSRRGGGAKGAAETSAPAAREGRL
- the nuoK gene encoding NADH-quinone oxidoreductase subunit NuoK produces the protein MHLAYPAVLAVLLFCTGLYGVLARRNAILVLMSVELMLNAVNLNLVAFDVWLRDTLHAGQALTLFTIAVAAAEIGIGLAIVLLVYRNRGSSDIDRLRDLAERPSGPDGAGSADAPRQPQPDTGAEATA
- a CDS encoding NADH-quinone oxidoreductase subunit 5 family protein — encoded protein: MTLTTTAVLAPLLPFLGAVVGLLLGRRSPGFVRPLAVLPTLAAAVLTVAVAVGQGGGPATDVATRLTPTGSLPVDLALHVDGFAALIGVLVGVVATCVQIYSTAYLRDDPRYPSYAALVSLFTSAMLLVVYTGDLMVLLVGWEVMGICSYFLVGHYWETEAARAASLKAFLVTKLGDVPFLFGIFALAADAGTFRITGILGHVARDGLHHPTLIALLLLAGVAGKSAQFPLHTWLPDAMAGPTPVSALIHAATMVAAGVYVVARLLPVFAASAAALVVLAVMAAVTMVGSALAALAQDDIKRVLAYSTVGQLGYMTGALAVGDRGAAVFHLLSHGAFKALLFLGAGVIIHAAGTNSLAAMSRMGGLARRIPDAFWTVTVALLALAAIPPFAGFFSKEAVLGAAEHAATGHAAGIPGSAGWTVLVSGLLTALLTAAYATRLWLLTFRGTGPEAPDHGPQPRAMTAVLWVLFLPTVGFGLTATFLPAWFDGRSLTPTLTTSVLGTGVALVGGLITYAAWRHTSALATRTPLGVVAVAEDATPALAEELAIVTHPPAYGDAAGAPDPADPGRLLLGPLHRHAAAGFHLDAVYSALFVRPVRAAAELVRFLDRAVVDTYVSGAGTAPRWLGAAVRRAQTGNVQTYLGALLAGALVLGVAAVLVATGTGA